The DNA window GAGTAGCAATTGAACAGTCAGTTTCTGAAGGTTATGTGTTAAAAGCAGGTAAAAAGGATAAGCATAAGTTTCACAGTGGTTTTGCAAAAAGTCAAATTGTGTTGGCTAGATGACTGCATCCaaaaatggcaggtcttgtggCAGGTTCCCGGTATGCAGTAGCCCTACCAAatgtggtccaaggaaggacaaccaaTGAACTGGCAGCAATCAAGTACATTAAAGGATACTGTAGCACAGTTGGAAATTGTGGCAATTAATTTTTCCTTAAGAAAAGGAAGCAGGGTGCACTGTAACAGGAGATCTCAACATAAAGTGCTGCTAATGTCTTAGAGCCATTGCTTTGTCTTAGAGCCATTGctttgtgtctatatatatatatatatatatatatatatatatagcacaattACAGCAGGGCACTATGTCCAAAGCCTTTCAAGCTATTATGGGGCCATGTGGTTTAGGTAGCCCTTAGAGCCTTTAGAGAGGATGTTTAAAGCATCTATGGGACAAAATGACTGTTCCTTGCTTTTCTGTGAAGCCATATCTAATGGACTCTGGGTAGATCACAACAGCTTTGCACTTAAATAGCTCTTTATTTGCTTTCATACATATCTATGGCATGTGGAATGTAAATACACAATTTCATCATGACtaagtaaatataataatgtaggtCATATTTCTGTCATAACCAACCCTGGCCTGCTGTGAAAGGTCTTCataatacttataaataatacCTTTATAGGAAAAATGTCAACCCATACTAATAGGCATTCAACAACATTTACAGGCAAAACGTgcacatatataattaaataatgttgATAACCTTTAGTCTGTATATTGATTAGGCTGTTGTAACTGCGTAGTAAAATGTACACTAGCAACAAGTCAGAAACTTTTAAAGTGTAAAGTGAAAAGCTTGGATTTTTGGCACAGATAATACTCGCTTAATATGTTATACCTTGGTCCCCACCTCCATCTGGTAGAAGTGGCAAATTGTGTATTCTGTTAGTTAAATTAAGCCCTGAAACTTTGAAAGTGGCAATTGGAGGATAAATCGGCTCAACAGCCAttaatgtgaacttttttttagtttctcgTAGTAACAAGGAAATATTCTATATGCAGCACAAAAcatgacttccttttttcctctgtGTTTACTGCATCAAAATGCCACAAAGCAGATTTCCAATGAAGGGCCAAGGTGgccaaactttttaaatgttgcagaGGACATGAACTCTCCAAATCcttcaaaatgtttgaattttatgATACCGATATCAGTAACAAAATCCGATCTCCTTTCTATATATTTACGTGAGGTAGAAATGATAAATCTTGTGAACTCCATCTTATTTCCAAGTGTCCAAACCTAACAGCAGAGATAGAACATGTTCattctttatgttttctttatcagTATTTGTCAGACACAGCCGCAGTCTTTAGCTGAGACCTCTTTGATAGTATGGTAATGATTTTTGGCGTCCAGAAAAGAAATATCGTCATCGTACGCAAGAGGCCTGCAGCAAGGTTTTGctctcactttttctttttttattttctttttgcctcGAATGCTCTGTAATGAGAGGTCGTAGTTGCGCACAGCAGCGTCGCATGTACCACTGCAATAGCGGAACAGAACTGTCTCGTCTGATACATATCCCAGCCCCAACTCGCTGACTCTCACTTCCAGCTCCTTTATGGTGCAAGGCTGTTTTCGCACACGTGCTCTCTTCATCCTGGGTACATTTTTTGGGTCGTCTCCAGAATGCAAGGACTGACTGTACCTTTCTACCAGAGTAGATACTAACTCTCGTATCTCCCCTTGTGTGTAGCTTTCGAAAAGGGCGGTGTCTGAAAAGAAAGGACACAATGAATAGTGAGtggcaaaataaatacacatctttaagaaaaatataaaaatatgacactttttagggcaaaacaaaaaaaaaaaaaaaaaaaaaaaaagaatttaacttCACCCCTTTTatttgtgtacaatatatattatattaatttgattttattatgtaaagaTACATTCCTGGATATTATTCCTACAGGTACATTTTCTTTTGCCAgtcctgtcaccagaccattggCATGTTAAATCAGAATCCTAGCTAAAGCATATCTGTTGGTAGAAGTGAAAAGGTTGTCTGCCATGCTTTCCATGCTGCTGTATATTTTATCATGCTACTGTCATGTATTATCATTCTGGTAAGTCATTTATCTGTACTACAATAACTTACTATACGCTTTAAAAACCTTGGTTTCTGATGCCACACACAAACCATCTGTGTAACTGAGTTGCTTTATATAACCTCTCACTATATCTATTACTTACAGTAATTTCTTAATTTACCCTCTACCATTGCTCAATGTGTTATAGCTCCTTATAACTCAGGTTATTACCCTTTTTAGTACTTCACTATGTCTCTTGGTGTCAACTTAACACCTCAATATGCAGATCCTACAAACATTTTATACTAGtgccataaaaatacagaatgtatTATCCAGGACATATGCAGATCCgctgcataaaaaatattagctTTCATTTATTACTCCCAGGTGTAAAATGAAATTGGATTGTAAAGTGACATCTGGGAATAAAACCATTTCAGCAAAGAACCGTGTGAAGTATTTAACCCTTTAATTTCTTTAGAGTGGCTTAACATTCTCTTAGTTTTTAAGCCAAGAAATTTGAGAGGAAAACTGTTGTGGGTATCAACGCCTAAGAAAGAGTTAAGGGCCTGTGTGTCAAAGAAAAGGGTATGATAGCTTTGATCAAAGGAACACTGTTTCCTGCAATGCAGGAGAACATTccctattttctttaaattaaaaccaCCAGATAGGGCCTGGGGAGCATATAGATATAGACCAAGTGGTTGTTTGTAAGAAGGCCCATTGTAATTTGATGCGGTCCTTTACTACCTGACCAGTTGGATAATATCTTCACAGCATATTGGGTTACTAcactttcaaaatatttgtaaaacacttTCGATAATCTAAAACAGCAACTAGCAGTGAGCAAATCCATTCACAAAGCACACAAATCTATGATCTATTGAAATTAGGCTTGGAATATATGCATAAAGATTTGTCTAGTAATCTAGAATCATATGATTTATAAATCATCATTGTTTGGGCTCCTAGTCTGCATATTTATCTGCAAATCAGACAAATACACATGCACATGTTTGGGTAAATGAAAAGTCAGTGCTTTGAACATCACTAACATAAATGTCCAAAATCAGTAAAAGTCAGCATAGGACATGTAATTACACTgagggtttttattgtttttttgtgtccttCATGAGATCTTCCCTTACTTCTGGTCCCAGTGACAGGGTATTATGGGTACATACATGGGattcaaatgtttttgtttttttcaaactcaTTATCATTGAATTGTGGCACTCACCTTTAACCGGTACTTCCTTTAACGTGGTCAGCATTAACTCTGAGCCTGAGAGCAGCTTCAATGTGTTTGAGCTTGTGATGGTGAAAAGGAAGGGGtagtttttaataaagaaattgtattaataaagtgGATTGGTGTTGCTCAAACATGTCTCGGTTAATTTCTAGACCTAAGTTTAACCAAACACTTTCCAGGGTTCAGGTTCTGGCTAGAAAAGAGTTAGGTCTGTAATTGTGTGCTGCTGTGAGCAGGATTTAGGGGCCAGAGGGAGTTGTAAACTGTTTTTCTCATATTGCCCTCCAAACCACATAAAATGGTCCCTCCTCAGCTCtgtacatgtttatttatttatttttctttttaattaacaCAGTGTTCCTGAAATATTTAGTGGTATCCTACAGAATTTTGGTGTGTTTTACTTTTGTAGTCACTCTCTTGAAAGCATGGGAAACTGAGAGAATTTCTTCCACTAAAAAGTAGAAAGGCCTCACAGTAGGCTTTGGAGCCTCTTTTGGTGCAGAGGCTTTGGAGGAGATTTCTAAAAGCAGAGGCAGAAAGCCTTTGGTGGATCTTCCAAAAAAAAGGTCTTATAACAGAAAGGCTTGGAGTGGGTCTTCTGAAATTAAAGAGCTTTAGCTCTTCTAGTTTaacttggaaaaaatgtttaacagGAAAAGAGTTTATCAGGATCTCTGGAATTTGTGGCTAGCCCAGCACCAGTGGCGTTAATGATAGCATTGGAATAAGCAGCACCACCAGGTAGAGGACAGATtctttatgaacatttatatgCTCCATCATAGATAAAGGCTTGGGCCCATACTGTAGCTAATTGGTGTAGTCCTTCAGGGGGTGTGGGAATCATGGTTGGATCATTTGGAGAGGTTAGGTGGTCAACATTGGCTGTAGACAAGTGAATGCAAAGTGAATGCACCTTTCAGTCACCACTCCCCCAGCTGTGCTAAACTTCCCTTCCAAGACACTTGCAGAATAAAAGGTGAGTATGTCTAGCAGATGTTTGTACATCTTGGACGCCCAGTAGTGAGTTGGTTCTTTAGATCTGAGGCTAAAAAGAATCTAAGCTGGAGTTCACATACTCATTGACCATCTTGTACAAGTGCTGCTTGTGAATGCTAACTGTAGATAGGTCTGGCTGAAGTTTCCTGAAAACAAATGTACACATTCTTTGTTAAACAATGTCCCTCATCAGTGCTGGTGCTACTGCAGCTTTCTGCTTGTTTTCTGTAAGAGATAAATGTTTGCTTACAGTAGAAAAGCAAGTGCATAACCAGCTTCAAAAAAGTACTTTCTTATGGTGCAGCATTTAAGCTTTCCATGGCTTTTTGTAGGCAGGCAATACAAAAGTACCCATGTGGCTTAGACTGCCCCCCCCCCAAGACCCAGATCTGGGAGCACAACTGTGCTCTCTACATCCACATATAATGACTGAGGTTCGTGTGAGACTGAATGtccctgacatattcctattCTTCTTCTGAACCAACATCCTCCCTGTCCTTATTCTACTCTTCTCCATTTTTGTTGCATTAATAGAGACATGAAAGAGAGAGGAAGCCTTAATTTCTTGCCCAAAATGTTTCCATCTACATTGCTGGGCACTTCTCAGCTGGCATTGTCTTTGGGAGAAAAGCAGGCCTTCCTGTTCCTCATCATTCTCCTTTACCTCCTGTGATTATAGCTTCCTAAGCATCTGTGACAGTTTGCAGACAGTAGGGATAGTGTCACTACTGACTGCCTGATTATGactgacattttttgtttctgtattaaaGAAGGTTAAAAGAACATAGACATTCTGGTAGTTTTGGGAATTACATAAGCCCTGCAGAGGATCTCATGTGCATATATTCCATCACTTAGTCCATGACAGCTTTTGTTGCTGGCAGAGACTCTGCAGTATATAAATAACTGAATTCCAACTCATAGAATTAGAATAAATCAACCTGTTTTCTGGTATTTTGTGCTGATGCTGCATATCTGCCAAGCAAGTAGTGGCTGAGAAAGACcatcaaaatattatattatctaGAAGTGTCTGGAAGCCTAGCAGAGTGTTCTTTGTGGACTGGCTAAGAGTGTGTTGGATTTGGCATGGTGGGAAGTGAAAGGAGACGGGGGGCTTAGATTGAGCTGACCCATGCTGGATCATCCACTTCATGAGATCTTCAACATGCTTTAGTTTTAAGGGACAGGCAGCGCCACGGTGAGGAAATGGCACAAATGTCTTTGCTTTTGCAATCCGGAATCCTATTACAACTTGTTTGTGCTGAAACTGATTCAGAAGCCAATTCCACTTGTGATTTACACCCAGCCCTAAcataattgcagaaaaaaatgcagcccTGACACCCAGTGTTTTCTGTCTGGAAGCATCATCGCCTTGTGTAACAGATAAATGCAAATAATCATATGGTGGAACTTGTCTGTGCTTTTTATGGGGGCTGGGTGAGGCATACACCATGCGATGCAGGTGTGGTATCCAATAGGACACCTGGCAGCCTGTTAGAACCAAATATTATTTCCCTGGTTTTACCTGGCTCCTTATTAGTGCATTTGGATGCTACGAATGTGCGCCATTCTGGCTAATTTCAGGTCAAAATCCAAATGGCAACTCTAGCTTCCTGATGATTTAGTGAACTCTGGTTGTGTTTTATAGTGGTGGGTGTACTCTTTGTTCCTGCATCCTCAAGGTCACAAAGTTTTATTAACTTCAAACGTCCTTTAAATTAATCGTAGCACAAATATATTTGTTGTCACCTCAATACCCTTAGCTGTTTTTTGATTCCTTATAattaaggttttcttttttttatttctgtcagttTGAGGGTGATTAAAAAGCATCAGTCACATTTTTACAGCaggcataatttaaaaaattacaaatatttttgactACTATCCTGCAAGTCCTGAAATAACCAAGTGCCGCCACAAATCCAAAGTCAGAAAGGCTCTGCCAAAGTAAACTGTGGCTGGTGTCCCTAAGTGAAGCTCTGTAACTTCCTTCATGTAAGGTTGGCACAAAAACTGCTAATCTTCTCAAGGTAGTATGGATTAAAGGCACTTTGTACACTACTGAGAAATGTCGGGGGAAAGAAGACTTGCACTTAAGATAATATGCTAGatctaaaaattgttaaaatggcTTTACATCTTATTTAAAGCCAAGATAAGTGAATACTTCTGCCCATGTGTCATTGGGGTCTGAGAATGTTTTGGAGATTTCACTTACTTCCTGCACATTTGACAAGTCTGTGATAACAGAACAAGAAAATAAGGATTTTTACAAGGAAAGGACGTAAATATTAGCCTGACACAGGTTGTAACCATTTTCGTcatattgaaaatgtgttttcttgcaGTCTTTGTTCCTACCTAAATTGTTTTCTTCACTCGGCTTACCAGGCCACACTAAAAACTTTACAGGAGCTCTACAATTTCCAAATTTGTTTAATACTTTAAGAAAAGTTTGTACTAAAGTTTAGGGTTCCTTGAATATTTTTAGAGCTGTTTagatattttgcaaaataatactGCGGTACcaagtaaatatatgtatgttaatcAAAAATAGGTTAAATAACTACATCGTTATTTGGgataaaagcaaaacacaaaactaaaacaaaaccaaaagctaaatacaaattattttgtattgcaagaTCAAACTTGCTCAGTTCAAAAAAATTCCCGAGTTAACCTAAAAAGGTCAGTACATTTTATCTATTTCATTTCGAAACATACTTGTggatattttacactttttatgcTACACTGTTAAATCACTAAATATTCTGAACCACATAAGTTCTGTCTCCCTGCACTAGAATTAAAAGAACATAccgtatattataaatattagagTCAAGATTCTTCACAAAGTGAATCTAAAAACTATTTTGCTTCTTCAGGCTGTCTTTCATCTCCAAAGCAAAAGTGATGGCTGATGGGCCATTGTTTAAGACTTCAGTCTGGTTTGTGTATATGGAAGTGAACCACCTAATTTGAATGTAAATACAACCATAAATCTTCTGTCATAGTTGGAGTTACTGCCAAGTCCTATctatgttaattgttttttccaTTGAATGCCAGGTGAAAATGAGGTAACTTTCATTTGACTTCCAAGTTTTAAGTGAACCATTCATTAAATTAATGCTATGTTAATTTGTCACAGTTGTGACTATGTTTATCACAAATCATTGATACAGAAGGAAAAAGTAGTGCTCTAAAATTTACTGAATCAGTGAACCATCTGTCACAACCTTTTAATGAAAGAATGAATTATAATATTCATTTACAGtgtttaaatttaccttttttacaagaaaaataaagaatgcagaGAAAATATATGCCTTGTATATAGATGTTAAAGAACTTGATACTGTTCTTACATTGAGTGATCATGGGTGGCTTGCGTTCTGTGGCTCTTGGGAATCTCCGCTGTCTTTTTGGTGACAAACTTGTTACAGACCGAGATGAGGCTGAACTGAATTTCCAGCTCCGAAAGAAGACTTCGGTGCAGATCAGTAAAGACAACACAGCACAGAGGAGCATCAAAGCAGGAGCTGTCCTCTTCCATACCTTCATCTTAAGAACAATCAAGGCATTGAGACTCTGAAAGAAACAAATGCACATGTCAATGTAAGCAAATATAGTGGTACGGCATATGTTAAAGTGTGTAATGATATTTAGATATTGCAACATTTTCTAGGGTTAattgcacattttaatttttttttctcctaatctGAACACAAAGGGGTCTTTTTTATAATGCAGGAAATCTGGCATTCCCTGACACATTCACCGGGGTaattcaattactgccattcgTCAGTAAAGTTCATGCTTCCGGCTGATTATGAAGTTATAGGTATGGTATATATGTCAGCCCTCGCACAGAAATCATTGATACCCCACAAAAGCATACTGGCAAGACATATGCTTTTTTACCTGGGTTGTGAATGCTTTTAAAAGATAACATACTTAAGAATCTTcacattatttgtttaaatacaaagGGAATGTATTTTACTAATCTAACCagcagtagaattttttttaccttttagtatGCATTTCTAATTTAGGAAATACAAATAGGCAAATTAAAAGTCCTGATCTGCATTGTTTTTGCTAGgtgattaaaaaagaaatgaatattacCATATTAAtggcattttcaaaagaaaagaatagtAATGTCAGACACTAAATTAAATTCAATAGCAAACATTTATAGGCACCTTCCCTATTGACCTGGGACCACCTCAAACCCATAGAAAATTAGCTACCTTACCTTTGGTGTAATTTATACTAAAACCTCAAAAATATAAAGCttagatgtattatttttttaattggttctaggcaaaatacatttataaaaaatatcccATTCCTATTTGAACACAGCTCCAGACTACTGTGAAAGGTCAGACAAAAATACCCTTTTAAACTAAAAGCTAAAAGTTTTCTGAAATATATCCATGTAAGTGACAGTTTTATGGGTTTAGAGAAACTACAAAACACTAGACTggtcactttttaaatatttgatttaaaaattttgtCTAAAAGAAAAGTGTAGAAATATTGTTCCTGTAACTCTTTAAATTGTGTTAGcagtttagatttaaataaactttaggtGACAAACAAATTAAAGCATTGCCATGTAGCACTACCTGGGCCACATGG is part of the Pyxicephalus adspersus chromosome 3, UCB_Pads_2.0, whole genome shotgun sequence genome and encodes:
- the LOC140326529 gene encoding neurturin-like; this encodes MKVWKRTAPALMLLCAVLSLLICTEVFFRSWKFSSASSRSVTSLSPKRQRRFPRATERKPPMITQYTALFESYTQGEIRELVSTLVERYSQSLHSGDDPKNVPRMKRARVRKQPCTIKELEVRVSELGLGYVSDETVLFRYCSGTCDAAVRNYDLSLQSIRGKKKIKKEKVRAKPCCRPLAYDDDISFLDAKNHYHTIKEVSAKDCGCV